Proteins encoded together in one Rhipicephalus sanguineus isolate Rsan-2018 chromosome 9, BIME_Rsan_1.4, whole genome shotgun sequence window:
- the LOC119405495 gene encoding ubiquitin-conjugating enzyme E2 Z, with protein sequence MANAAAISKVTKNSLTMASWDPMLHLNEQPTPSCLTRVTRDIAEIKADPLPGIFIFPEESDLTRIHAIVVGPEGTPYEGGFFHFFMKCPPNYPVVPPRVRIMTTDAGRVRFNPNLYACGKVCLSILGTWPGPAWSPVQNIGTVLISIQSLMNKEPFYNEPGMPTMPVLSTRYSDRVRHDTVRVAICDAVEACLQDQPPYPPYLVDAVLKTFADSYDKYEGMVKAQVQLNSSWRLSQMLGLRASYEYEPLLARLRQLGQRVKEKMAADGAAEADEQ encoded by the exons ATGGCGAATGCCGCGGCGATCTCCAAAGTAACCAAGAACAGCCTGACCATGGCCTCCTGGGACCCGATGCTCCACTTGAACGAGCAGCCTACGCCATCTTGTCTGACGAGGGTGACGCGGGACATTGCGGAGATCAAGGCCGACCCGCTGCCAGGGATCTTCATCTTTCCCGAAGAGAGCGACCTCACCAGGATCCACGCCATCGTGGTGGGACCCGAGGGAACGCCGTACGAGGGCGGGTTCTTCCACTTCTTCATGAAGTGTCCCCCGAACTACCCGGTCGTTCCACCACGTGTGCGCATCATGACCACGGACGCCGGTAGAGTGCGCTTCAACCCGAACCTCTACGCATGCGGAAAG GTGTGTCTCAGCATTCTCGGCACTTGGCCAGGACCTGCGTGGAGCCCAGTCCAGAACATCGGCACCGTCCTCATCTCCATACAGTCGCTTATGAACAAGGAGCCCTTCTACAACGAGCCGGGTATGCCGACCATGCCGGTCTTATCCACAAGGTACAGCGACAGAGTGCGACACGACACCGTCAGGGTGGCCATATGCGACGCCGTGGAGGCGTGTCTTCAGGATCAACCACCTTACCCGCCGTACCTGGTCGACGCGGTCCTGAAGACGTTCGCAGACTCGTACGACAAGTACGAAGGGATGGTCAAAGCCCAGGTCCAACTCAACAGTTCCTGGAGGCTGTCGCAGATGCTGGGCTTGAGAGCTTCGTACGAGTACGAGCCGTTGCTGGCGCGGCTACGACAACTCGGTCAGCGTGTCAAGGAGAAGATGGCAGCGGATGGCGCTGCTGAAGCAGACGAGCAATGA
- the LOC119405496 gene encoding ubiquitin-conjugating enzyme E2 Z codes for MASTTAGSSSSPSIPNTGNWDPMVCLDEQPTPSCLLRVTREIADIEDNRLPGIFVSPEESDVTRIHAVVMGPEGTPYEGGFFHFFIKCPSNYPFVPPRVRLMTTDAGRVSFNPHLYACGKVCLSILGTWPGPTWTPAHNIRSLLISIQSLMIDEPFFYDEFSTTCNALSTAQYNDRVGHDTVRVAVCDAVEAYLGEEPPYPPCLVSEILKKFAQSYEKYEERIEALAELDSARRLSQTLDHTTAYLYEPLLSRLRQLGQRVKEKIEVDGARR; via the exons ATGGCGAGCACCACGGCAGGCTCCAGCTCAAGCCCGAGCATACCGAACACGGGCAACTGGGACCCGATGGTCTGCTTGGACGAACAGCCGACGCCCTCTTGTCTCCTGAGGGTGACGCGGGAGATCGCGGACATCGAGGACAACCGGCTGCCGGGCATCTTCGTCTCGCCCGAAGAGAGCGACGTCACCAGGATCCACGCCGTCGTGATGGGACCCGAGGGAACCCCGTACGAGGGCGGCTTCTTCCACTTCTTCATCAAGTGCCCCTCGAACTACCCGTTCGTTCCACCCCGTGTGCGCCTGATGACTACCGACGCCGGTAGAGTGAGCTTCAACCCGCACCTCTACGCTTGCgggaag GTGTGTCTCAGCATTCTCGGCACTTGGCCTGGACCAACCTGGACACCTGCCCACAACATTAGAAGCCTACTGATCTCCATACAATCGCTTATGATCGATGAGCCCTTCTTCTACGACGAGTTCAGTACGACGTGCAATGCGCTCTCCACCGCACAGTACAACGACAGAGTAGGACACGACACCGTCAGGGTGGCCGTATGCGATGCTGTGGAAGCGTATCTTGGAGAGGAACCTCCATACCCTCCGTGCCTGGTCTCTGAGATCCTGAAGAAGTTCGCCCAGTCGTACGAGAAGTACGAGGAGAGGATCGAAGCCCTGGCCGAGCTGGACAGTGCCCGACGGTTGTCTCAAACGCTGGACCACACCACCGCGTACCTGTACGAGCCTCTGCTGTCTCGTCTAAGGCAACTCGGCCAGCGGGTCAAAGAGAAGATCGAAGTGGATGGCGCGCGTCGCTGA